The following nucleotide sequence is from Candidatus Poseidoniia archaeon.
AGCACAATCGCGCTCGCGAAGCCCCCCAGCGCGCTGGCGCGGCTCGCCTGCGGGCTGCCCTCCTCGATGTCGGGATGCGTGCGGGTGAAGTGGTAGGCGTAGAGCGTAATCCCCAGCGCCGCGGCGTGGGTGCCCATGTGCCAGCCGTCGGCGAGCAGCGCCACCGATGAGGTGAGCCAGCCGGTGGCGATTTCGACCACCATCATCACCAGCGTAATCGCGACGACGACCTGCGTGCGTCGCTCGCCATCACCGGCCAGGCCTTGCGGGTCGCCGTGCATTGCGTGGCGGCAGTCCGCGCCGGCTATAACGGTGGCGCCGCGCGTTCAGCCGCTTGCGAGGAAGTCGCGGATGCTGTCGCCCAATGGCGACGCCTCGTCGGGCGGCGCGACTCCGACGCGCCGTAGCCGCCCCGCCATCTCTGCATCGGCGATGGCGTAAATGATGCGCCGGCCGTCGCGCCGCCGTCGGAGAATCCCGGCCTCGACCAGCACCCGCAGGTGGCGCGACACCGTCGAGGCATCGCGCCCCGCAACGGCCGCCAGCTGTCCTGCGTCGAGTTCGCCCTCGAGCAGCGCGCCGGCGATGCGTAGCCGGCGCACGTCGCCCAGTGCTTTGAAGAATTGGGCCTGCCGGGTCATATAGTTGTATAATTGTGCAATTATAAAACTATAGCCCCGCCCCGACGATGAACGCACCCATCGCAACCCACATTCCCTGTTTCAGCAGTTTCTGTCCGGCGCGAGCGTCGCCCTGCCACGCCTGCCAGAGGCCGTAGAGCATCACCGCGTTGGCGGCGGTGACCAGTATGAGGTAGCCGCTGCGCGCGCCGCCGTCAAAGCCCGCGCCCGCGTAGAAACTCAGCGCGACGGCCGCCAGCAGCGCCACCGCCGCCAGCGCCAGCGCGCGCCCGGTCCCGATGGCGGCCGGCAGCGTGCGCCGGTCACGGTCGCCCGCCAGATCCTGGATGTCCTTGACGATTTCGCGCGCGAGCGAGGCGAGTACCGCCAGCGTGAAGAGCCACAGCGCGGGGCCGGGGTCGCCGGTGAGCGCGCCGCCATAGAGGAACACGGCGCCCGAGAGCAGCGCGATGAGCGCGTTGCCGGGCAGCCCGGTCGCCTTCAGCGCGGTCTCGTAGCTGCCGAGCAGCAGGCAGCCGCCGCCGGCAATCGCCAGCGGCAGCGCGCCGAGCAGGCCCAGTTGCCAGCCGACCGCCAGCGCCGCGAGCCCGGCCGCCAGCAGCGCCAGCGCCCAGCGCAGCGCCACCGCCGGCTGCAGCCGCCCGGAAGGAAGCGGCCGCTGCGGGTGGTTGGCGCGGTCGCTCTCGCGGTCGAACCAGTCGTTGAGCACGTTGCCCCCGGCGACGCACGCCATTGCCGCGCTGCAACCGAGCGCCAGCTGCGGTGCCATCCCCGCCAGCTCCGGGCCGGCCGCGACGAACGCGCCGACCGCGACGCCGACCGCAGTCAGCACGCAGTTGGCGGGACGCGCTATTTCCAGATAGGGGTTCACGAGGTGCCAGCTGCGGCGCCAGAAAAGGGCCGCGGAGGCGTCGCTGCGCTCATCATATTTATGTGTTTGCGAATGGCAGTAAATAGACCCCTCGCCTATGACAAGTTCCCGCGCTGGGATATTCTCATCCGAAGGGCTGAGATAACCCGCAAAGGCGTGGGACCGACCGGAAAAACCGGCGGAAGCCCAGGGCCGAAGCCGCAAGGCGGAGGACCAGAGCGGAAGCTGGGGGAACCGGACGGACGCCAACCGGAAACTTCGGAAGAAGCCGAGGGTGGAGGCCGTAAGGCCAAGATCCAAGGCGGGGGACGGAGGGACCGGAAGGCAACAGGGACCGGGGTGCCCCGCAAGGGGAAACCCGGCGCCCGAACCCGGGCCCCGGCGGCCATGACCCTGCAAGGGGGAGCGGCCGCTCGGGACCCAACCCTTTTGGACAAAACCGGTGTTGAGCCGGCCCCATAAAACTGTAACTGGTTCAGCTTTTGCTTTCGAGGTCCTGGATAGCGCTGCGCAGCTCGTCGCTGAGCGGGACGCTGCGGTCGGTCGCGTAGTCAATCATCACCACTACCGAGTCGCCCTCCGCCGCGACCGCGCCCAGCGCGTCCGAGTGAAGGCGGTATGCCATGCGGTACGACGAATTCCCCAGGCTGGTAACGGTCGCCTCACAGCGGACCGTGTCGGGATACTCGACCGGCAGGTGATAGTCGATTTCCATGTGCGCCAGAATCGGGCCGACGCCGTCCGGGGTCGCGATTTCCTGCCGAATTTCCCGGAAGTAGGCGATGCGCGCCGACTCGAACCAGGTCAGGTAGACTGCGTTGTTGACATGCCCGAAAGAGTCCATGTCGCCCCAGTGGACTGGAAATTCCACGCTGACCGGCCAGCTGCCGAATGCCATGCGGGGCCACCCGCCGAACCGTATTAAGCCGCGCCGGCATGGCCGCAGCATGAGTGCCGCGACCGCCCGCAAGGCCGCGCTCGCCTACTGGGGCTTCGCTCCCAAGCCGGCCGCGCGCGCGTCGAAGGGAATCGACCTGCAGGTGCTCGGCGAGTGCGGGACCGCCGGCCTCGATGAGGCGGCCGCGCCGCTGAGGCGCTTCGCGGCGCTGGTCGCCCGTGAGTGGCCCGAGCACATCGGCGCGGTCGGCGGCCACGCGCGCATACCGCTGTCGCTGCTGGAGCGGCTGGCGAGACTCGCGAAAGGGACTGACGAGAAGCCCGGAGCCAGCTCGCCCGAGGAGGCCGAGGCATGGGCGCGGCACCTCGTGGACGCCGAACGCAAATGTTTCCTGGCGGTCTCCGAGCACCGCGGCGCGCGGCGGGTGCTACTGCTCAACCTCGGCGTGTGAAGATTAATTAGCGCCAGCCGTTGCGCACGCGTGAAAATCTACACCCGCCGCGGCGACGACGGCTCGACCGCCCTCGGGAACGGCGCACGCGTCAGTAAGGATTCGCCGCTGCCGGAAGCGTACGGCGCGGTGGACGAGGCGCAGGCGGTGCTGGGGCTGGTGCGCGCCGAGGCGGAAGCCGGGGGCGAGCTGGCGGAGCTGGTCGAGCAGCTCGAGCGCGACCTGTGGCAGGTGATGGGCGAGCTGGCGGGTGCCGCGCGCGGCGAGGGCGTTACGCCCGAAATGATTACGCGACTGGAGGCGCAGATTGATTCGCTCAGCGACCGCTTCGAGCTGCCGCAGGAGTTCGTCGTCCCGGGCGAGAACCGGCTGGCGGCGCTGCTCGACCATGCGCGCACTGTCGCGCGGCGCGCCGAGCGGCGCGTGCTGGCAAGTGGCTTCAAGGGTGAGGCGCTGGCATATCTGAATCGCCTTTCGGATTTGCTGTGGGTGATGGCGCGCTGGCAGGCGGGCGAGTCGCTGCCGTCGCGCGACTGATGCAGCTCCCCGATGGGCTGGCGAAGCACCTGCGCGAGCAGCTGCAGGACCAGCAGGGCAGCGAGGACGCCCGCGTCGCGCGCGGAAATGCCCTCGGTTTCGGCGTGCTGGGCGAGCGACGCGCCCGCGACGACGAACTGCGTCGCAGCCTCGAGCTGCCGGCGGCCGCCAGCGGCGGTATTCTGGGCGCGCGCGAAGAAGAGGTGCGCGGCGCCGTCTGCGTCCTGCTGCGGCTCTCCCCCCGGGAGAACTTGCGTGAAGCGCGCGAGCTGCTGGAGCAGGTGCTGGCGGAGGCGATGCCCGACCTGCCGGATGACCTCGACGGCGACGTAGCGACCGAGCCGCTGCGGCTTGCGCGGCAGGCGCGCGCCGGCCTCTCGGAAGTAGCGTTCCTCGCCGGGGAGTATGGCCGTTGCCGTAACGAGGCGGAGCTGGCGCGCGAGCTGATTCCGGCCTACCTGCTCTACCAGCCGCATCGCAAGGGCTACCCGCACGAACTGATGGCGCGCGGGATGGCCGAGGAGGACGCCGAACATGTCTCGCGCGGCACGGTGATGCAGGAGGAAT
It contains:
- a CDS encoding metalloregulator ArsR/SmtB family transcription factor, with the translated sequence MTRQAQFFKALGDVRRLRIAGALLEGELDAGQLAAVAGRDASTVSRHLRVLVEAGILRRRRDGRRIIYAIADAEMAGRLRRVGVAPPDEASPLGDSIRDFLASG
- a CDS encoding geranylgeranylglycerol-phosphate geranylgeranyltransferase is translated as MNPYLEIARPANCVLTAVGVAVGAFVAAGPELAGMAPQLALGCSAAMACVAGGNVLNDWFDRESDRANHPQRPLPSGRLQPAVALRWALALLAAGLAALAVGWQLGLLGALPLAIAGGGCLLLGSYETALKATGLPGNALIALLSGAVFLYGGALTGDPGPALWLFTLAVLASLAREIVKDIQDLAGDRDRRTLPAAIGTGRALALAAVALLAAVALSFYAGAGFDGGARSGYLILVTAANAVMLYGLWQAWQGDARAGQKLLKQGMWVAMGAFIVGAGL
- a CDS encoding thioesterase family protein — encoded protein: MAFGSWPVSVEFPVHWGDMDSFGHVNNAVYLTWFESARIAYFREIRQEIATPDGVGPILAHMEIDYHLPVEYPDTVRCEATVTSLGNSSYRMAYRLHSDALGAVAAEGDSVVVMIDYATDRSVPLSDELRSAIQDLESKS
- a CDS encoding cob(I)yrinic acid a,c-diamide adenosyltransferase, with the translated sequence MKIYTRRGDDGSTALGNGARVSKDSPLPEAYGAVDEAQAVLGLVRAEAEAGGELAELVEQLERDLWQVMGELAGAARGEGVTPEMITRLEAQIDSLSDRFELPQEFVVPGENRLAALLDHARTVARRAERRVLASGFKGEALAYLNRLSDLLWVMARWQAGESLPSRD